The following are encoded in a window of Castanea sativa cultivar Marrone di Chiusa Pesio chromosome 5, ASM4071231v1 genomic DNA:
- the LOC142637287 gene encoding glutamate receptor 2.9-like, whose translation MPSQLKMVRTVRRSWVLFSILILFLLIDSYGADEANNSNVTCVGLIIDVNTRIGKEERIAMEIAAQNYNTSSKTQKLSLYIQDSLRVTSAVEEMIREKRVKVIIGMHTWQEAALVADIGSQALVPVISFAASAINPPLMQLRWPFLIQMAKNGSEQIRCIANIVHAYNWKRVVVIYEDEAFGGDSGKSALLTEALQHVGSEIEYRLVLPPFSSMSDPGWVVHEGLVRLMKTQLRNFIVLESSLEMAIHLFREAKDMGLVRSDSTWIIPDSITSLLDSVNNSVISSMEGAIGIKTHYSEEVTSEYHDFHAQFWKIFRTEYPEEDNSDPSFYALRAYDSIRIVIQAIKRMTNNSSSPKMLLDSMLLSNFSGFSGKIHFKAGQLPETSILSIVHVLGKRHKEIEFWTPDLGFSMIPSIGKPNTLVAPVILQRNLQESPRGWEMPTDAKPLKIGVPGRASFGNFVKVDYGVKLNENNYSGFCIQIFLKGRELLGYPLPYKLEACNCTYNDLVHLVHNKTYDAAIGDLTITAERLQYVDFTAPYIESGVAMIAPAKPVGSAFMFTKPFTWDMWLVTSAILIYTVLIVWLLEHQSNPEFSGSWRNQISTALWFTFSSLFFAHREKIYNNFTRLVIVVWLFVVLILTSSYTASLSSMLTVRQLQPKDMEWLKKKNFKVGYSGDLFVKKYLEDVHQLKPNNFVKVSNEDEYPAEFESNKIDAAFLEIPYEKVFLNKYCKGYTGTILSNHRFGGFGFAFQKGSPFARDFSEVILKLTEDGTIMSLEDEWLTPQGECSDDIASNEPGSLSLQSFEVLYLVSFATSTICLLLSLILLPLSRQQHQDASEANITPGEEGAWKKAISHFRYFYIKNSGRATTLAVTSNTDEDTAKVNEHPSRLEISSTSDTPEHLQSFPPAEIEMK comes from the exons ATGCCTTCCCAACTCAAAATGGTTAGGACGGTCCGGAGATCTTGGGTTCTCTTTTCTATCCTAATCTTGTTTCTTCTTATCGACTCCTATGGAGCTGATGAAGCCAACAACAGCAATGTTACATGTGTAGGTTTAATCATTGATGTTAATACTCGTATtggaaaagaagagagaatagCGATGGAAATTGCAGCTCAAAACTACAACACAAGTTCAAAGACtcaaaaactctctctctatatCCAGGACTCCCTTAGAGTCACTTCTGCTG TAGAAGAGATGATTAGAGAAAAAAGGGTTAAGGTGATTATTGGCATGCACACATGGCAAGAAGCAGCTCTAGTAGCTGATATTGGAAGTCAAGCTCTTGTTCCGGTTATTTCGTTTGCAGCATCAGCCATCAATCCACCTCTAATGCAACTTCGCTGGCCGTTCTTAATACAAATGGCTAAAAATGGTTCCGAACAAATAAGATGCATTGCAAATATTGTTCATGCATACAATTGGAAAAGGGTCGTAGTGATTTATGAAGATGAAGCATTTGGTGGTGATTCCGGAAAGTCAGCACTTTTAACTGAGGCTCTCCAACATGTGGGTTCGGAGATTGAGTACCGTTTGGTCCTTCCACCATTTTCTTCTATGTCTGATCCAGGATGGGTTGTTCATGAAGGGCTTGTTAGGTTAATGAAAACAcaattaagaaattttattgttCTTGAGTCATCATTAGAAATGGCGATTCATTTGTTCAGGGAAGCTAAGGATATGGGGCTTGTAAGGAGTGATTCAACTTGGATAATTCCAGATAGCATTACAAGTTTGTTGGACTCTGTAAACAACTCGGTTATTTCCTCTATGGAAGGCGCAATTGGAATTAAAACCCATTATTCTGAAGAAGTTACCTCAGAGTACCATGATTTTCATGCTcagttttggaaaattttcagaACTGAATATCCAGAGGAAGACAACTCCGACCCCAGTTTTTATGCTCTGAGAGCATATGATAGCATTAGAATTGTTATACAAGCGATCAAAAGAATGACAAATAACAGCAGTAGTCCAAAGATGTTGTTAGATAGTATGCTATTAAGCAATTTCTCCGGTTTTAGTGGCAAAATACATTTTAAAGCAGGCCAGCTCCCAGAAACTTCAATTTTGAGCATTGTACACGTGCTTGGAAAGAGACACAAAGAAATAGAGTTCTGGACACCAGACTTAGGGTTCTCCATGATCCCTTCTATAGGAAAACCAAATACTTTGGTTGCTCCCGTAATTTTGCAGAGGAACTTACAAGAAAGTCCGAGAGGTTGGGAAATGCCTACTGATGCAAAGCCATTGAAAATTGGAGTTCCAGGTAGAGCATCATTTGGGAATTTTGTGAAGGTTGATTACGGGGTGAAATTGAATGAGAACAATTATTCTGGTTTCTGCATTCAAATTTTCCTTAAGGGACGAGAACTTTTGGGATATCCTTTGCCTTATAAATTGGAGGCCTGTAATTGCACCTACAATGATCTGGTTCACCTTGTCCACAATAAG ACTTATGATGCTGCCATTGGTGACTTGACTATAACAGCCGAACGGCTGCAATACGTAGATTTCACTGCTCCATACATCGAGTCAGGTGTGGCAATGATAGCTCCAGCTAAACCTGTAGGGTCAGCATTTATGTTTACAAAGCCTTTCACCTGGGACATGTGGTTGGTGACTAGTGCCATCTTAATATACACAGTGCTCATAGTTTGGTTGTTGGAGCACCAATCCAATCCAGAATTCAGTGGCTCATGGAGGAATCAGATTAGCACTGCACTCTGGTTCAcattctcctctcttttttttgcaCATA GAGAGAAAATCTATAACAACTTCACGCGTTTGGTGATTGTAGTGTGGCTTTTTGTTGTATTGATTCTAACCTCAAGCTATACTGCTAGTTTGTCTTCAATGCTTACTGTGCGACAACTGCAACCAAAAGACATGGAGtggttaaagaagaaaaatttcaaagttGGTTATTCTGGCGATTTGTTTGTAAAGAAATACCTGGAGGACGTGCATCAGTTAAAGCCAAACAATTTCGTGAAAGTTAGCAATGAAGACGAATACCCAGCAGAATTCGAAAGCAACAAAATAGATGCTGCCTTTCTTGAAATCCCATATGAGAAAGTTTTCCTCAATAAGTATTGCAAGGGTTACACTGGTACCATACTAAGCAATCACAGATTTGGAGGATTTGGCTTT GCCTTCCAGAAAGGCTCCCCATTTGCAAGGGATTTTTCTGAAGTAATTCTTAAGCTAACGGAGGATGGAACCATAATGTCACTGGAGGATGAATGGTTGACACCCCAAGGTGAGTGCTCGGACGACATAGCTTCCAATGAACCTGGAAGCTTGAGCCTCCAAAGCTTTGAGGTTCTCTATCTAGTATCTTTCGCCACTTCAACCATTTGTCTTTTGCTATCCCTAATTCTCTTACCCTTAAGTCGTCAGCAACATCAAGATGCTTCTGAAGCAAACATAACTCCAGGTGAAGAGGGTGCTTGGAAGAAGGCAATTAGCCATTTTAGATACTTCTATATCAAAAATTCAGGAAGAGCTACAACTCTAGCAGTAACATCAAATACAGATGAAGACACAGCCAAAGTAAACGAACACCCTTCAAGGCTGGAAATCAGTAGCACTTCTGACACTCCAGAGCACCTTCAGTCTTTCCCACCCGCAgaaattgaaatgaaatga